In Dryocola sp. LX212, the genomic stretch CCTGGTGATTGGTAACTCGGTTCGCCTGAGCATCTTCGCCCGCCGTGATTCAATAAACGTGCAGAAACTCATCGGCGCAACGGATGGTTTTATCCTGCGCCCGTTCCTTTACGGCGGCGCGCTTCTGGGCTTTAGCGGCGCACTGTTATCGCTGATTTTGTCCGAAATTCTCGTGCTCAGGCTGTCATCTGCGGTGACCGACGTCGCCCAGGTATTCGGCACGAAGTTCGATATTTCTGGCTTAGGCTTTGACGAATGCCTGCTGTTGTTGCTGGTGTCCTCCATGATTGGCTGGCTGGCCGCCTGGCTTGCCACCGTACAACATTTACGTCGCTTTACCCCAGAGTAATAAATTTTTGATATACTTCTCCCCTGCTACAATGTACCCGTCAGCAGGGGAGCAAGTTCCACTCCGGTTCGCTAGCTCACCTGCTATGTTTCATTGTGCTGTCACATTTTGTGTGTAATCTATACACAGCCATACATTGAACTTGTGGATAAGATCACTGTCTGAGAGTAGTGTGAAGGGTACGGTTGGCGTCCTGACGTGGAGTCAGTGCCTTTGCCATGTACATCGTTGTGGCAACCTGTACGTTATCTCTAAGAGAGGGTTTGAATGACCAAAGATATGCATACTTTAGCTTTAGCCCCTGTTGGTAACCTGGAATCCTATATCCGGGCTGCTAATACCTGGCCGATGTTAACGGCTGAGGAAGAGAAGGAGCTGGCTGAAAAGCTGCATTACCAGGGCGATCTGGAAGCAGCGAAAAGGCTGATCCTGTCTCACCTGCGCTTTGTTGTTCACATCGCTCGTAACTATTCAGGCTACGGCCTGCCGCAGGCTGACCTCATCCAGGAAGGTAACATCGGCCTGATGAAAGCCGTGCGCCGCTTTAACCCGGAAGTGGGTGTGCGTCTGGTCTCCTTTGCCGTGCACTGGATTAAAGCTGAAATTCACGAATACGTACTGCGTAACTGGCGTATTGTGAAGGTCGCTACGACTAAAGCTCAGCGTAAGCTGTTCTTTAACCTGCGTAAAAGTAAGCAGCGTCTGGGCTGGTTCAACCAGGACGAAGTGGAAATGGTCGCCAGCGAGCTGGGGGTTTCCAGCAAAGACGTGCGTGAAATGGAATCGCGCATGGCAGCGCAGGACATGACCTTTGATATGGGCAACGATGACGATGCCGAAAGCGCGCCAATGGCCCCGGTTCTGTTCTTACAGGACAAAACGTCTAACTTTGCCGATGGTATTGAAGACGATAACTGGGAATCCCATGCCGCTGACAAACTCAGCGATGCTATGCTGGGCCTGGACGAGCGTAGCCAGGACATCATCCGCGCACGCTGGTTAGACGAAGACAACAAGAGCACATTGCAGGAGCTCGCAGACCGTTACGGTGTCTCCGCAGAGCGTGTTCGCCAGCTTGAAAAGAACGCGATGAAAAAGTTGCGTATGGCTATCGAAGCCTGAGTTTTTCAAGTCAGATAAAAAACCGCCTCCCGGGGCGGTTTTTTTATGCTCGCGATATCCCCTTCTCAAACGTGACAAAATTGTTATTCCAAAAAGCCCAAAATCGGGTATGTTTTTAGCACGGAGTGCGGCGATGGCCTGCGCGGTAATCTCCACATCAAAAAAAACAGTGCCAGAACAACACAACAAAGACCAATCACAACAAGAACGGGGATTCTCAGGATGAAAATGAAGGGCAAAGCCTTATTGGCTGGTTGTATCGCGCTCGCTATGAGCAATGCGGCATTCGCCAAGGATATTAAAGTTGCAGTAGTCGGTGCCATGTCCGGCCCGGTTGCCCAGTACGGCGACCAGGAATTCACCGGTGCAGAGCAGGCCGTTGCGGATATCAATGCCAAAGGCGGCATTAAAGGCGACAAGCTGGTCATCACCAAATATGACGACGCCTGCGACCCGAAACAAGCGGTAGCGGTTGCCAACAAAGTGGTTAACGACGGCATCAAATACGTTATTGGCCACCTGTGCTCCTCATCCACACAGCCTGCGTCTGATATTTATGAAGACGAAGGCATACTGATGATCACCCCGGCGGCAACGGCGCCAGAATTGACCGCGCGTGGCTACAAGCTGACGCTGCGTACTACCGGCCTGGATTCTGACCAGGGGCCAACCGCGGCTAAGTACATTCTTGAACACGTGAAGCCGAAAAACATCGCGGTTATCCACGACAAGCAGCAGTATGGCGAAGGCCTGGCGCGTTCCGTTCAGGACAATCTGAAGAAGGGCGGCGCTAACGTGGTGTTCTTTGACGGCATCACCGCAGGCGAGAAAGACTTCTCCACGCTGGTCGCGCGCCTGAAGAAAGAGAACATCGACTTCGTCTACTACGGCGGTTACCACCCTGAGATGGGCCAGATCCTGCGCCAATCTCGCGCGGCGGGTTTGAAAACTCAGTTCATGGGGCCGGAAGGCGTGGCGAACGTTTCGCTGTCTAACATCGCCGGTGAGTCCGCCGAAGGTCTGTTAGTGACTAAGCCGAAGAACTACGATCAGGTCCCTGCTAACAAACCGGTCGTCGATGCGATTAAAGCGAAGAAACAGGATCCAAGCGGTGCATTCGTGTGGACTACCTACGCTGCGTTGCAGTCTCTGGCGGCTGGTCTGAATAAGTCAGAAGATCCTGCTGAAATTGCTACGTACCTTAAAGCCAGCTCCGTGGATACCGTAATGGGTCCACTGTCCTGGGATCAGAAAGGTGACCTGAAGGGCTTTGAGTTCGGCATCTTTACCTGGCATGCCAACGGTACAGCGACCGACGCTAAGTAAGGTTTGAAGGACCCGCCCGTCAGGGCGGGTATTTAGGGATGACGCTGACGCTTATCCCTCCTACAACTGAGCTGCTTGCGTCATCCGACGTTCTTGTCCTATTTCTCCCAGCCGCCCGTCTGCGCCCGAAACCCTAAAGCCTGCATAAACGCCGCCATCACGCTGCGATCTTCCACGCCGGCGTCGTTCATCCACCAGCTGGTGATTTCCGCGTTATCGCGCAGCACTTCTTCAATCAGATACTGTCCCACACCGCGCCGACGCGTGATTTCACGCACTCGCAAAGAGTCCAGCGTGCCCGATGTCCCTGCCAGCGTAGCGCGCACCGCGCCGAGCAGACGATCGTTAAACTTCGCTGCATAGATGCGATGGGGATCGGAAAGCTGGAGCGAAGCGCGGGAATATTCAGGCCAGATCTTAGCGAGATCGATCTCATCCTGGGCACTACACTCAAACAGACGAATGATGGTGAGTTTCATAATCGAGCTAACCAAAAAGCGGGAAAACACAGAGTGTAACCAATTTATTTACCCCAGACGCTTTATCTTTTTTCTGCGCCCTGGCAGCCGATTGCATTCTGTGACAAACATTAAGCAGTTAGAAAAACGTCAGATTGAAATATGGTCAGTATAAAACCCTAAAACCCAGCATTTTATTCCGCTCTTTGTACCGCTATTTTATGCTGAAAATGGCACTTTTTTTTGTTTCACTCTGCTCAAATACAGAATAATATCTCTGCTTAATCGCCTGAAAAATAGAGCTTTTAGCCGCAAATATTGTAAATTCTGCCGCTAAGCCATTAAAGGCACTGGTAAAAATCTTAAATTGATTACAAAAAGCGCAGCCGTTTTTTGACCAGCATAAAACCACCAAATCACGAAAGAATGGGGATTGAAACGGATGAAAATGAACGCGAAGACGTTACTCGCAGGCATGGTTGCTCTGGCGATGTCTCACGCGGCAACCGCTGCAGACATTAAAGTCGCCGTTGTCGGGGCGATGTCCGGCCCGGTAGCGCAATGGGGTGACATGGAGTTCAACGGTGCACGCCAGGCTATCAAAGACATCAATGCCAAAGGCGGCATTAAAGGCGACAAGCTTGTCGCGGTAGAATACGACGACGCCTGCGATCCAAAACAAGCCGTTGCGGTCGCTAACAAAATCGTTAACGACGGCGTGCGCTACGTCATTGGCCACCTTTGCTCATCATCAACGCAGCCCGCTTCTGATATCTATGAAGACGAAGGCATTCTGATGATTACGCCTGGCGCGACCAACCCGGAGCTGACAAGCCGCGGCTACGAGATGATCATGCGTACCGCCGGTCTGGATTCTTCCCAGGGACCAACCGCCTCTAACTACATCCTTCAGCACGTTAAGCCGCAGCGCATCGCCATCATTCACGATAAGCAACAGTACGGTGAAGGCCTGGCGCGCTCCGTGCAGGACGGGCTGAAAAAAGGCGGCGCGAACATCGTCTTCTTTGACGGCATCACCGCAGGCGACAAAGACTTCTCCACGCTGGTTGCCCGTCTGCAAAAAGAAAACATCGACTTCGTTTACTACGGCGGCTACTACCCGGAAATGGGGCAGATCCTGCGCCAGGCGCGTGCCGTTGGCCTGAAAACGCAGTTTATGGGACCGGAAGGCGTGGGTAACGCATCCCTGTCGAATATCGCGGGCCCGGCGGGTGAAGGCATGCTAGTGACGATGCCAAAACGTTATGACCAGGATCCGGCAAACAAAGCTATCGTCGACGCGCTGAAGGCCGAGAAAAAAGACCCGAGCGGCCCGTACGTGTGGATCACCTACGCA encodes the following:
- the rpoH gene encoding RNA polymerase sigma factor RpoH, producing the protein MTKDMHTLALAPVGNLESYIRAANTWPMLTAEEEKELAEKLHYQGDLEAAKRLILSHLRFVVHIARNYSGYGLPQADLIQEGNIGLMKAVRRFNPEVGVRLVSFAVHWIKAEIHEYVLRNWRIVKVATTKAQRKLFFNLRKSKQRLGWFNQDEVEMVASELGVSSKDVREMESRMAAQDMTFDMGNDDDAESAPMAPVLFLQDKTSNFADGIEDDNWESHAADKLSDAMLGLDERSQDIIRARWLDEDNKSTLQELADRYGVSAERVRQLEKNAMKKLRMAIEA
- a CDS encoding branched-chain amino acid ABC transporter substrate-binding protein, coding for MKMKGKALLAGCIALAMSNAAFAKDIKVAVVGAMSGPVAQYGDQEFTGAEQAVADINAKGGIKGDKLVITKYDDACDPKQAVAVANKVVNDGIKYVIGHLCSSSTQPASDIYEDEGILMITPAATAPELTARGYKLTLRTTGLDSDQGPTAAKYILEHVKPKNIAVIHDKQQYGEGLARSVQDNLKKGGANVVFFDGITAGEKDFSTLVARLKKENIDFVYYGGYHPEMGQILRQSRAAGLKTQFMGPEGVANVSLSNIAGESAEGLLVTKPKNYDQVPANKPVVDAIKAKKQDPSGAFVWTTYAALQSLAAGLNKSEDPAEIATYLKASSVDTVMGPLSWDQKGDLKGFEFGIFTWHANGTATDAK
- the panM gene encoding aspartate 1-decarboxylase autocleavage activator PanM, which produces MKLTIIRLFECSAQDEIDLAKIWPEYSRASLQLSDPHRIYAAKFNDRLLGAVRATLAGTSGTLDSLRVREITRRRGVGQYLIEEVLRDNAEITSWWMNDAGVEDRSVMAAFMQALGFRAQTGGWEK
- the livK gene encoding high-affinity branched-chain amino acid ABC transporter substrate-binding protein LivK; amino-acid sequence: MKMNAKTLLAGMVALAMSHAATAADIKVAVVGAMSGPVAQWGDMEFNGARQAIKDINAKGGIKGDKLVAVEYDDACDPKQAVAVANKIVNDGVRYVIGHLCSSSTQPASDIYEDEGILMITPGATNPELTSRGYEMIMRTAGLDSSQGPTASNYILQHVKPQRIAIIHDKQQYGEGLARSVQDGLKKGGANIVFFDGITAGDKDFSTLVARLQKENIDFVYYGGYYPEMGQILRQARAVGLKTQFMGPEGVGNASLSNIAGPAGEGMLVTMPKRYDQDPANKAIVDALKAEKKDPSGPYVWITYAAVQSLATALERTGSSEPADLAKDLKASGAKTVIGPLSWDEKGDLKGFEFGVFQWHADGSSSVAK